From a region of the Macrobrachium nipponense isolate FS-2020 chromosome 3, ASM1510439v2, whole genome shotgun sequence genome:
- the LOC135222524 gene encoding uncharacterized protein LOC135222524 has product MVWDQDQEKVFQSLKKILTSAPVLCYFDPNKSTKVSADSRSYGLGGVLRQRSGKTWKPAALCSRLLSEAKQMWVQIEECLAVMWACERVQQFLIGVSFTLETDINL; this is encoded by the coding sequence ATGGTTTGGGATCAAGATCAAGAGAAGGTATTTCAGTCCTTGAAGAAAATTTTAACTTCGGCTCCAGTTTTGTGTTATTTTGATCCCAATAAATCTACTAAGGTTTCTGCAGATTCTAGGTCATATGGATTGGGAGGAGTGCTAAGGCAGAGGTCTGGTAAGACATGgaagcctgcagcactttgttcaAGATTGCTGTCTGAAGCAAAACAAATGTGGGTGCAAATTGAGGAGTGTCTTGCAGTCATGTGGGCATGTGAAAGGGTTCAGCAGTTTTTGATTGGAGTCTCTTTTACTTTGGAGACAGACATAAACCTTTGA